The Anaerolineales bacterium region AAGAAGGGGTTGGGTGTTATTGTCGTCTGCCACAAGAATGCTCCGAAGGGAGGAATATCAACCGATCACAGTTTCAAGCGCGGGTCCAGCGCGTCGCGCAGACCATCGCCAATATAGTTGAAAGCCAGTGAACAAAGGAAGATGGGCAAGCCCGGCACCAGCGGAAGCCAGGGGCGGTCCAACATGAATTGCTGTGTGGCGGCTAACATATTCCCCCAAGTGGGCACCGGATCTTGAATGCCAAACCCCAGGAAAGCGAGGGCGGCTTCGCCCACGATGTAACCAGCGAGGCCCAGAGAAGCATCCACAATAATCGGCGCCATAGCATTGGGGATCATATCGCGCGTGATGATACGGAAGTTCGAGGCGCCCAACGAACGAGAGGCTTCCACAAAAGTCTGCTCGCGCAGGGAAAGCACCGTGCCGCGCATCAATTGCGCGGCGCTCAACCAGCCAAACCCTGCCAGAATCAGGACGATCATTACTGCGTTACGCGAGTCACGCGGGTTGAGCAACAGGATATCGCCCATAAATTTCAGCACCGGTTCGGGAATGGCAACCAGTTCCTCGTTGCGTATCAGCATGGAGGAGATGATCAACAGCAGCGGAAGCGTCGGGATCGTCAGCATGAATTCCACAAAGCGCATCAGAACCGAATCGATCCAGCCGCCGAAAAATCCGGAGATCGACCCAACAACGATTCCGATCGTTTCAGAAATTATTACGGAGAGGATGGCAACTGTCAGAGAAATGCGGCCCGCATAGATCAGCCGGGAGAAATAATCACGGCCGATGTTATCCGTCCCCATGTAATGGACGCGTCCGGTTGCCTGGTCCACTGTGCCCCAATCCACAAAATACTTATTGACCGATAATTCCTGAATTTTAAACGGGGCGATGACCGGTGCGAGAATGGTGATGATGAATATCCCGATCATGACGAACAGGGATATCATCGCCAGGCGGTGTCGCCTGAAACGATGCATAACGATCTGGAACGGGGTACGCTCCTTGATAGTCACCGCATCGGCAGAAAGGGTGGCAACTTCGGCAACAGACATATCGCTTTACCTCATCTAGGACAGGCGAATTCGAGGATCTACAACGGTGTAGAGAACATCTCTCAACAGTGTGGCGATGACCGTCAGCACGGCAATAATGAAGAAGATCGCCATGGCAACCGGATAGTCGTAATCGCCAAGCGCCAGCAGATACAACCGTCCCATGCCGGGCCAGGCGAAGATACTCTCGGTAATGATCGCGCCGCTAAACAAACCAGGCAAGGTGAATACCACAATGGTGATGAAGGGGATCAAGGCGTTACGCAGAGCATGCTTCATGATAACCACCCTCTCGATCAACCCCTTGGCGCGGGCGGTACGGACATAATCCTGCCGCATCACTTCCAGCATACTGCCGCGCACGAACCGGCTGAAAAACGCAATGTTCACAATGGTAAGCACCGCCACCGGCAGGATGAGATGGAGAACGCGATCCTTCAAGGAGCCTGCAGCCACCTGACCAATAAGTGGAATGGTATAGCCGCGCACAGACTCAGACAACCCGGCAGGCACATAGGGCCAACCGGCCTCCTTGGGAATCAGGGAGAATAACAGGATCATCACAATGCCGAAGAAAAAGGTCGGCATGGCTGATCCCATGAACGCAAGCGATGTAAAAATGTAGTCGAACCTTGAGTATTGTTTGACCGCCGAGTATATCCCAAGCGGGACTCCGATCAATAATGACAACAGAGTCGACAAACCGATCAATTGAATGGTTTTCGGCAGGCGGCTGACGATCAAATCCGAGACCGGCCGGTCGCGCAATAA contains the following coding sequences:
- a CDS encoding ABC transporter permease; its protein translation is MSVAEVATLSADAVTIKERTPFQIVMHRFRRHRLAMISLFVMIGIFIITILAPVIAPFKIQELSVNKYFVDWGTVDQATGRVHYMGTDNIGRDYFSRLIYAGRISLTVAILSVIISETIGIVVGSISGFFGGWIDSVLMRFVEFMLTIPTLPLLLIISSMLIRNEELVAIPEPVLKFMGDILLLNPRDSRNAVMIVLILAGFGWLSAAQLMRGTVLSLREQTFVEASRSLGASNFRIITRDMIPNAMAPIIVDASLGLAGYIVGEAALAFLGFGIQDPVPTWGNMLAATQQFMLDRPWLPLVPGLPIFLCSLAFNYIGDGLRDALDPRLKL
- a CDS encoding ABC transporter permease, whose translation is MTAYYVRRLIQMVLVVFISAVATYALLNLAPGGPLAGLRQIQQSGRFQITEDDIARIRAYFELDLYLPYRFTRWFAGWPTGPVVIGGREYFSDVVVGCRKPVESEVLNDQGEYEIRVTGCNELVYMKDLVGRRASEGIIRGDFGLSWRLLRDRPVSDLIVSRLPKTIQLIGLSTLLSLLIGVPLGIYSAVKQYSRFDYIFTSLAFMGSAMPTFFFGIVMILLFSLIPKEAGWPYVPAGLSESVRGYTIPLIGQVAAGSLKDRVLHLILPVAVLTIVNIAFFSRFVRGSMLEVMRQDYVRTARAKGLIERVVIMKHALRNALIPFITIVVFTLPGLFSGAIITESIFAWPGMGRLYLLALGDYDYPVAMAIFFIIAVLTVIATLLRDVLYTVVDPRIRLS